Proteins from a single region of Siphonobacter curvatus:
- a CDS encoding glucose 1-dehydrogenase, with the protein MKKLENKVIVITGAGMGLGLATALEAAKEGAFLSLVDYNAEALEKAQQQIKESYPEAKVLTVVADVSSEEAVKNYVEETVNAYGRIDGFYNNAGIEGRQASLTDYDLNVFQKVIDINLMGAYYGLRYIIPVMQKQEYGRIVNVASVGGIRGVMNQTPYVATKHAVSGITKNAALEYGRFGILTNAIAPGAILTPMVAEAFRQINAEDPKKAEAEYASFNPTKRLGQPEDVAKLVVFLLSEDCGYVNGQTIAIDGGQSNAYGFV; encoded by the coding sequence ATGAAAAAGCTAGAAAACAAAGTAATCGTCATAACGGGTGCAGGCATGGGTCTAGGCCTGGCTACTGCCCTGGAAGCGGCCAAAGAAGGAGCCTTCCTATCGTTAGTGGATTATAATGCTGAAGCCTTGGAAAAGGCCCAGCAGCAGATTAAAGAAAGCTATCCGGAAGCGAAAGTGCTGACCGTCGTAGCGGACGTTTCGAGCGAAGAGGCCGTCAAAAATTATGTTGAGGAAACCGTAAATGCATACGGTCGGATCGACGGTTTTTATAATAATGCAGGTATTGAGGGGCGTCAGGCTTCACTGACGGATTACGATCTGAACGTATTCCAGAAGGTGATCGACATCAACCTGATGGGTGCGTATTATGGGCTACGTTACATCATTCCGGTCATGCAAAAGCAGGAGTACGGACGCATTGTGAACGTGGCTTCCGTCGGAGGTATCCGGGGTGTGATGAACCAAACGCCTTACGTTGCTACCAAACACGCCGTTAGTGGCATCACCAAGAATGCCGCACTCGAATACGGTCGGTTTGGTATCCTGACCAACGCCATTGCTCCGGGAGCTATTCTGACGCCGATGGTAGCTGAGGCCTTCCGTCAAATTAATGCTGAAGATCCGAAAAAGGCCGAAGCCGAATACGCATCGTTTAACCCCACCAAACGGCTGGGTCAGCCCGAAGACGTAGCCAAGCTGGTCGTTTTCCTATTGAGCGAAGATTGTGGCTATGTGAATGGCCAAACCATCGCCATTGATGGGGGACAGTCGAATGCTTATGGCTTCGTATAA
- a CDS encoding SRPBCC family protein, which produces MKAILADRSFRISILVTLLFLSTGIAFLFLGLVNYSWVLFILLPVVLGIAIGAMPNKKYLLWGAIGTTVIVLLALYTPGLSGLLCIVMTLPLIVPLIFFGYVLSHLVKRYDRMKSTDRVSVLLLPLIPFLIAAPAEHFLKTDQEAIIEVRTEQVFPYTPEQVYDAIKSVDTLDAEKPFLMHFDLPIPVKCVLEKEAVGGLRTCYFKGGKLSNADFGGGTIVEKITELERGKVLKMDVIDYNLIGRKWLGFKEAIYYFDAVEGKACKLTRITTYTSVLTPRWYWEPLEKLGIRQEHDYVFANLTKDLKR; this is translated from the coding sequence ATGAAAGCTATTCTGGCGGACCGCAGTTTTCGCATTTCTATTCTGGTTACGCTTCTTTTTCTCAGTACGGGTATTGCGTTTCTCTTCCTGGGCCTGGTTAATTACAGCTGGGTTCTCTTTATCCTGTTACCCGTTGTTTTAGGAATTGCTATCGGGGCCATGCCCAACAAAAAGTACCTGCTCTGGGGGGCAATCGGCACAACCGTGATCGTGCTGCTAGCCCTGTACACACCCGGTTTATCGGGCTTACTTTGCATTGTCATGACCCTGCCTCTGATCGTGCCCTTGATTTTCTTTGGCTACGTGCTATCGCATCTGGTCAAGCGGTATGATCGGATGAAAAGCACCGATCGGGTATCGGTCCTGTTGCTTCCCCTGATTCCGTTCCTGATTGCCGCCCCTGCGGAACACTTTCTAAAGACGGATCAAGAAGCCATTATTGAAGTACGGACGGAGCAAGTCTTCCCTTACACGCCCGAACAGGTGTACGACGCCATCAAATCCGTCGATACGCTTGATGCCGAAAAGCCGTTTTTGATGCATTTTGATTTACCGATTCCCGTGAAATGTGTCCTGGAAAAAGAAGCAGTCGGGGGACTACGGACCTGTTATTTCAAGGGCGGTAAACTCAGTAATGCCGACTTTGGAGGAGGCACGATCGTTGAGAAAATCACTGAACTAGAGCGAGGCAAAGTACTGAAAATGGACGTTATTGATTACAATCTCATTGGCCGTAAATGGCTGGGTTTCAAAGAAGCCATCTATTACTTCGACGCCGTAGAGGGTAAGGCCTGTAAATTAACCCGAATTACCACCTATACGTCCGTACTGACGCCCCGCTGGTACTGGGAACCCCTGGAAAAACTCGGGATCCGTCAGGAACATGATTACGTATTTGCTAACCTCACGAAAGACCTCAAACGTTAG
- a CDS encoding SusC/RagA family TonB-linked outer membrane protein translates to MSKSLLSFLLLFLTGGVLYAQTIVKGVVTSSQEGVPLPGVSVAVKGTTTGTVTNAEGRYTLSVPRGQTILVFSNIGFTKSEIDITNKTTVDVILQEESQVLNEVMVVGYGTVSKETHVGSSAQVKAIDIAKRPVSNALNALVGAAPGVQTSQSGGAPGSAPTIRVRGFGSISASNSALYVVDGVPFNMNTSSLNPDDIESINVLKDASTTAIYGSRGANGVILITTKKGKNNRNNLNFNASVGTISRGLPEYETVSAQEYYPLMWEVQRNTLQYGSLRIPQEVAGSIAAGQTTQYLGRNYTGIYDLLKYNPFNVANNQIVDANGVLNPNAQLLYPEDLNWVKAIQRGGQSRQNYNISYDGGANKSDYFASVGYTKEQGYLLKSDFERFTARVNMNTQPTKWFKTGINLNGSYSRSNTDAGTGGTSFINPFYITRFMGPIYPVYKHDPATGAYVLDKDGNKVYDMGDSRPFSSGRHAVWENELNDRKEETGIIGGRAYATINILPSLKATSNISFDLQDRHRRTYDNPIIGDGAPAGRSYHYLYRTMSSTFNQLLEYDKSFGKHNLNVLGGHESYTYKYNYMVGARAGIIVDGITELPNFATVLNVSSREDNYGIESYFARASYDFDKKYVLNASIRRDGNSKFYKDVRWATFWSLGAAYNIEKEDFLKNINWLSMLKLRASYGVVGNEDLGDLGYYPYQGLYELARNNNAEPGFTQASIANYQLTWETAKNFDVGVDFSVLRNRVSGSVEFFNRATDGLIFSVPLALANGGTTSGEFEVNRNIGSLYNRGVELQLTGEVVRTQDFRYAVTLNLTSFKNKITKMPESQPLIQTGTKAYSVGHSIYDFYMREFHGIDSETGLAMYKTNTLTTNAKIVGADTLTRVISEANYRYTGFSSIPKFYGSMNHNLSYKGVSLSFVLTFQVGGKVYDNAYRQLMHGGTYGTALHKDAFKRWQKPGDITEVPRFDNGDVANLTGESTRFLTDASFLQLNNITLGYTLPVSWLSGIGAKSASLYFAGENLALFSTRRGMNVTGSFNGTVDNTYNFNRVLSIGARLGF, encoded by the coding sequence ATGAGTAAATCTCTACTCAGCTTTCTGTTGCTATTTCTGACAGGGGGCGTTCTCTATGCACAAACTATTGTAAAAGGGGTTGTTACCTCTTCACAGGAAGGGGTACCTCTACCGGGAGTCAGCGTGGCCGTGAAGGGCACTACTACCGGAACCGTTACCAATGCCGAAGGACGTTATACGTTAAGTGTCCCCAGAGGACAGACGATTCTGGTCTTCAGTAACATCGGTTTTACCAAGTCCGAAATCGACATTACCAACAAAACCACGGTTGATGTCATCCTACAGGAAGAATCGCAGGTACTCAATGAAGTAATGGTTGTGGGTTACGGTACCGTCAGTAAGGAAACGCACGTCGGATCGTCCGCTCAGGTTAAAGCCATCGACATTGCCAAGCGGCCCGTATCCAATGCCCTCAACGCACTCGTGGGAGCGGCTCCGGGCGTTCAGACCAGCCAGTCGGGCGGGGCACCGGGTTCGGCCCCTACCATTCGCGTTCGGGGATTCGGCTCGATTTCGGCCTCCAACTCTGCCCTGTACGTGGTAGATGGCGTGCCTTTCAACATGAATACCAGCAGTCTTAATCCGGACGATATTGAGTCAATCAACGTGCTCAAAGATGCCTCTACAACGGCCATCTATGGATCAAGGGGAGCCAATGGGGTCATTCTGATTACAACGAAGAAAGGAAAGAATAATCGCAATAATCTGAATTTCAACGCATCCGTCGGTACCATTTCCCGGGGTTTGCCCGAATACGAAACGGTTTCGGCTCAGGAATACTACCCCCTGATGTGGGAAGTACAGCGGAACACCCTGCAATACGGTTCGCTGAGAATTCCACAAGAAGTAGCCGGAAGCATTGCTGCTGGTCAGACTACTCAATATCTGGGAAGAAACTATACGGGCATCTACGATCTGTTGAAGTACAATCCCTTCAATGTGGCGAATAATCAGATTGTTGATGCGAATGGGGTATTGAATCCCAATGCCCAGTTGCTGTATCCCGAAGATCTGAATTGGGTCAAAGCCATTCAGCGGGGTGGACAGAGCCGTCAGAATTACAACATCTCCTACGACGGAGGAGCGAATAAATCCGATTACTTCGCCTCGGTTGGGTATACGAAAGAACAAGGCTATTTACTGAAATCTGATTTTGAGCGTTTTACGGCTCGCGTTAATATGAATACGCAGCCAACCAAATGGTTTAAAACGGGTATTAACCTGAACGGAAGTTACAGCCGGTCTAATACCGACGCTGGGACGGGCGGAACATCTTTCATTAATCCCTTCTACATCACTCGTTTCATGGGGCCGATTTATCCGGTTTACAAACATGATCCGGCCACGGGAGCCTATGTGCTGGACAAAGACGGCAACAAAGTATACGATATGGGCGACAGTCGTCCTTTCTCCAGTGGCCGTCACGCCGTTTGGGAAAATGAGCTGAATGACCGGAAGGAAGAGACGGGCATTATCGGTGGCCGGGCCTATGCCACGATCAACATCTTACCCAGTTTAAAAGCTACGTCCAACATCAGCTTTGATTTGCAGGATCGCCACCGTCGTACCTACGATAACCCCATTATTGGCGATGGTGCGCCGGCGGGACGTTCGTATCACTACCTGTACCGGACCATGAGCAGTACGTTCAACCAGTTGCTGGAGTACGATAAATCCTTCGGCAAGCACAACCTGAATGTATTGGGCGGCCACGAAAGTTATACCTACAAATATAACTACATGGTCGGAGCCCGGGCGGGTATCATCGTCGATGGTATTACGGAACTACCCAACTTCGCCACGGTACTCAACGTTTCCTCGCGGGAAGATAACTACGGGATTGAAAGTTACTTCGCCCGGGCCAGTTACGATTTCGACAAGAAATATGTACTCAATGCGTCGATCCGGCGGGATGGGAACTCCAAGTTTTACAAAGACGTACGCTGGGCTACGTTCTGGTCGTTGGGAGCGGCTTACAACATCGAAAAAGAGGACTTCCTGAAAAATATCAACTGGTTGAGTATGCTGAAACTGCGGGCCTCGTACGGCGTGGTCGGTAACGAAGACTTGGGCGATCTCGGCTATTATCCCTACCAGGGTTTGTATGAATTAGCTCGTAACAACAACGCCGAGCCGGGTTTCACGCAGGCTTCTATTGCCAACTACCAGTTGACCTGGGAGACGGCTAAGAACTTCGACGTAGGGGTAGACTTCAGCGTATTACGGAACCGGGTATCAGGTAGCGTGGAGTTTTTTAACCGGGCTACCGACGGACTAATCTTTAGCGTACCCCTGGCCCTGGCTAATGGCGGTACGACCAGTGGAGAGTTTGAAGTAAACCGCAACATCGGTAGTTTGTACAACCGGGGGGTGGAACTTCAACTGACGGGCGAGGTAGTTCGGACGCAGGATTTCCGCTACGCCGTAACGCTCAACCTAACGTCCTTCAAGAACAAGATCACCAAGATGCCCGAAAGTCAGCCCTTGATTCAGACGGGTACGAAAGCCTACAGTGTCGGTCATTCCATCTATGATTTCTACATGCGGGAATTCCACGGGATTGATTCGGAAACGGGTTTAGCGATGTACAAAACCAATACCCTGACGACTAACGCAAAAATCGTGGGTGCGGATACCCTAACGCGTGTGATTTCAGAAGCGAATTATCGCTATACCGGCTTTTCGTCGATTCCCAAGTTCTACGGCTCCATGAATCATAACCTCTCCTACAAAGGCGTTTCGCTGAGTTTTGTGCTGACGTTCCAGGTGGGAGGCAAAGTATATGATAACGCGTATCGTCAGTTGATGCACGGCGGCACGTACGGTACGGCTCTGCATAAAGATGCGTTCAAACGCTGGCAGAAACCCGGTGATATAACTGAGGTGCCTCGTTTCGATAACGGCGATGTGGCGAACCTGACTGGCGAAAGCACCCGCTTCCTGACGGATGCGTCTTTCCTGCAGCTCAACAACATTACCCTGGGCTATACACTGCCCGTGAGCTGGTTATCAGGTATCGGAGCCAAATCGGCCAGCCTGTATTTCGCGGGAGAAAATCTGGCGCTGTTCTCAACTCGTCGCGGTATGAACGTAACGGGATCGTTCAACGGAACGGTTGACAATACCTACAACTTTAACCGCGTGTTGTCCATCGGAGCCCGCCTGGGATTTTAG
- a CDS encoding RagB/SusD family nutrient uptake outer membrane protein → MKNIVKSGMMGVLALSLLASCNKDFLEKKPTDQVLTDDAFTSTKNAWAALNGIHRILYSQIFGTQVQGGQSGNMMYMDIMGEDVVFPNASNNGLLNEYRWINHRNPSSSSSFYNYTFYYVIIGNVNMLLAGIDNAEGPEADKKAIKAEALTYRAWAYFQAVQLYGERYVAGQPNSGLGIPLVLEPKTTPTPRNTVAEVYTQIHKDLTEAIGLFDGYTRTNKSHFDINVAKGIKARVALTQQDYATAAQFAKEARARFTLMTNEDYLSGFNNYSNPEWMWSSRIVADQTNYFYSFFAYMSNNYNSTAIRSAPKLIFSALYDKISATDIRKKLWDPTGKNTAEFPLPASNFQRYAYHSKKFRVADPSLSIGDVPYMRVAEMYLIEAEALARQGKNAEAADVLYPLAVNRDPQYVKSTKTGDALIEEIMTQRRMELWGEGFRFYDLKRTNAPLNRNGGNHNAAYNNGVFEVPAGDIRWQFLIPQDEINNSNGVVVQNPQ, encoded by the coding sequence ATGAAAAATATAGTAAAAAGTGGAATGATGGGCGTGCTGGCACTGAGCTTGTTAGCCTCCTGTAATAAAGATTTTCTGGAGAAAAAACCCACCGATCAGGTATTGACGGATGATGCGTTTACCTCGACGAAGAATGCCTGGGCGGCTCTCAACGGGATTCACCGGATTCTGTACTCCCAGATTTTTGGTACGCAGGTACAGGGGGGACAGTCGGGAAATATGATGTATATGGACATCATGGGGGAGGACGTTGTGTTTCCCAATGCCTCCAACAACGGTTTGCTCAATGAGTACCGCTGGATCAATCACCGGAATCCGTCGAGTAGTAGTTCCTTCTACAATTACACGTTTTACTACGTCATCATTGGCAACGTAAACATGCTGCTGGCTGGTATCGATAACGCCGAAGGTCCGGAAGCCGATAAAAAAGCCATCAAGGCGGAGGCATTGACGTACCGGGCCTGGGCGTATTTTCAGGCGGTGCAGTTGTACGGCGAACGTTACGTAGCCGGACAGCCGAACAGTGGTCTGGGCATTCCGCTGGTATTAGAACCCAAAACGACGCCGACGCCCCGGAACACAGTAGCGGAAGTATACACCCAGATCCATAAGGACCTGACGGAAGCGATTGGACTGTTCGATGGCTATACCCGCACCAACAAATCGCACTTTGATATTAACGTAGCGAAAGGCATCAAGGCTCGCGTAGCACTGACCCAGCAGGATTACGCGACGGCGGCTCAGTTCGCGAAAGAGGCCCGGGCCCGGTTTACGCTCATGACGAATGAAGATTATCTGTCGGGTTTTAACAACTACAGCAATCCGGAATGGATGTGGTCTTCCCGCATTGTGGCCGATCAGACGAATTACTTTTATTCGTTTTTCGCGTACATGTCCAACAATTACAACTCGACGGCCATCCGTTCGGCCCCGAAACTGATTTTTTCTGCCTTGTACGACAAAATTTCCGCAACGGATATTCGCAAAAAACTCTGGGATCCAACGGGTAAAAATACGGCAGAATTCCCCCTGCCCGCTTCTAACTTCCAGCGGTATGCCTACCATTCCAAGAAATTCCGCGTAGCGGATCCTTCCCTGAGTATTGGAGACGTACCCTACATGCGGGTGGCAGAAATGTATTTGATCGAAGCCGAAGCCCTGGCCCGGCAGGGAAAAAATGCTGAGGCCGCCGATGTGCTGTATCCATTGGCCGTTAATCGCGATCCGCAATACGTGAAATCCACAAAAACGGGGGATGCTTTAATTGAAGAAATCATGACGCAACGCCGGATGGAGCTTTGGGGCGAAGGCTTCCGTTTTTACGATTTGAAACGTACCAATGCTCCCCTGAACCGAAACGGTGGAAACCACAATGCGGCCTATAACAACGGTGTATTCGAGGTGCCCGCCGGAGACATTCGCTGGCAGTTTCTGATTCCACAGGATGAGATCAACAACTCCAACGGGGTTGTTGTGCAGAATCCGCAATAA